A single window of Loxodonta africana isolate mLoxAfr1 chromosome 10, mLoxAfr1.hap2, whole genome shotgun sequence DNA harbors:
- the LOC100674687 gene encoding olfactory receptor 11G2-like — translation MKIFNTPNNSISGFILLGFPCPREGQILLFVLFFIVYLLTLMGNGSIICAVRWDQRLHTPMNILLANFSFLEICYVTSTVPNMLANFLSETKVISFAECFLQFYFFFSLGFTESFFLAVMAFDRSLAICQPLHYPTIMTGHLCLNLVVSCWVLGFLWFLIPIIIISQMSFCGSRIIDHFLCDPGPLLALTCTRAPAIELTSSTLSSILLFIPFLFIMGSYMLVLRAVLRVPSVAGRRKAFSTCGSHLAVVSLFYGSVMVMYVSPTSKREAGMQKIVTLFYSVVTPLINPVIYSLRNKDMKHAMKKFLGI, via the coding sequence atgaaaatCTTCAACACCCCCAATAACTCTATCTCTGGCTTCATCCTCTTGGGCTTCCCTTGCCCCAGGGAGGGTCAGATCCTCCTCTTTGTGCTCTTTTTTATTGTCTACCTCCTAACCCTCATGGGGAATGGTTCCATCATCTGTGCTGTGCGCTGGGATCAGAGACTCCACACCCCCATGAACATCCTCCTCGCCAACTTCTCCTTCCTGGAGATCTGCTATGTCACCTCCACTGTCCCCAACATGTTGGCCAACTTCCTCTCTGAGACCAAAGTCATCTCTTTCGCTGAGTGTTTTCTCcaattctactttttcttctccctGGGTTTTACAGAAAGCTTTTTCTTGGCGGTTATGGCATTTGATCGCTCTCTTGCAATCTGCCAGCCTCTACACTATCCAACCATTATGACTGGACATCTCTGCCTCAATCTCGTGGTCAGCTGCTGGGTACTTGGTTTCCTCTGGTTCCTGATTCCTATCATCATCATCTCCCAGATGTCCTTCTGTGGATCTAGGATCATTGACCACTTCCTGTGTGACCCAGGTCCTCTGCTAGCCCTCACTTGTACCAGAGCCCCTGCAATAGAGTTGACTAGCTCTACCTTAAGTTCTATACTTTTGTTTATTCCCTTTCTCTTCATCATGGGATCCTACATGCTGGTCCTGAGAGCTGTGTTGAGAGTCCCTTCAGTAGCTGGACGAAGAAAAGCCTTCTCCACATGTGGGTCCCATCTGGCTGTGGTTTCACTTTTCTATGGCTCAGTGATGGTCATGTATGTGAGCCCAACATCAAAACGTGAGGCTGGAATGCAGAAGATTGTGACCCTGTTTTACTCTGTTGTGACCCCACTCATTAACCCTGTGATATACAGTCTGAGGAACAAAGATATGAAGCATGCAATGAAGAAATTCCTGGGAATATAA